A genomic window from Punica granatum isolate Tunisia-2019 chromosome 2, ASM765513v2, whole genome shotgun sequence includes:
- the LOC116198028 gene encoding sodium/hydrogen exchanger 7 isoform X4 has translation MNDGTAIVVFQLFAKMVLGESFNWEAILKFLAQVSLGAVGFGLAFGIASVLWLGFIFNDTVIEITLTLAVSYIAYFTAQEGADVSGVLTVMTLGMFYAAVAKTAFKGETQQSLHHFWEMVAYIANTLIFILSGVVIAEGVLSHGDVLTRGSSWAYLILLYVLVQASRLIVVSVLFPLLRYFGYGLDWKEATILTWSGLRGAVALSLSLSVKRSSDSSTSLSSDTGTLFVFFTGGIVFLTLIINGSTTQFVLHLLNMDKLSAAKRRILEFTKYEMLNKALEAFSDLGDDEELGPADWPTVKRYITSLSNLEGERVHPHTSDETDGSLDHMNLKDIRIRLLNGVQAAYWEMLDEGRVAQSTANILMQSVDEAIDLVSHEPLCDWKGLKDNVNFPSYYKFLQSGIFPRKLVTYFTVERLETACTICAAFLRAHRIARSQLNDFIGDSDVASIVINESEAEGEEARKFLEDVRLTFPQVLRVVKTRQVTYSVLNHLISYVQNLEKVGILEEKEMIHLHDAVQTDLKKLLRNPPLVKIPKISDLISIHPLLGALPSTVREPLVGSTKEIMKPRGLTLYKEGSKPSGFWLISNGVVKWTSKCIRNKHSLHPTFTHGSTLGLYEVLSGKPYICNMVTDSVVLCFFIESEKILSMLKSDPSVEDFLWQESAIVLSRLLLPQIFEKMSMQELRALVAERSTMTIYLRGETIETTPHCIGFLLDGFIKAQGIQEELITSPAALLPSHCNFSFRSAEASGVRTASFMHQGTAYLVETRARVIVFDVAAFEADNVLQRRSSSFKHQSVDHPLRTVSREHGGLMSWPENFYTARQHKLKHEESRNKQMNLSERAMQLSIYGSMEDVRYRGRSFIRINQSKTSHSLSYPSVPSHHGRTLVSVRSEGSATATATSRTMPSRTSLGMREFSQQVLPRPQPHSADRREISAGNDDSSDESGADEVIVRIDSPSRLSFRQAS, from the exons ATGAATGATGG GACAGCAATTGTGGTTTTTCAGTTATTTGCCAAGATGGTCCTCGGTGAGAGCTTCAATTGGGAAGCCATATTAAAGTTCTTGGCACAAGTCTCGCTTGGGGC TGTAGGATTTGGACTTGCTTTTGGAATAGCATCAGTCTTGTGGCTCggttttattttcaatgaCACAGTCATAGAAATTACTTTGACACTAGCTGTGAGCTATATTGCTTACTTCACT GCTCAAGAAGGGGCTGATGTGTCTGGTGTTTTGACTGTGATGACTTTAGGAAT GTTCTATGCTGCAGTTGCAAAAACGGCCTTTAAGGGTGAAACTCAACAAAGCTTGCATCACTTTTG GGAAATGGTCGCTTACATTGCTAATACATTGATATTCATTCTGAG TGGAGTAGTTATTGCTGAAGGTGTTCTCAGCCATGGTGACGTCCTCACTCGGG GATCTTCGTGGGCATACCTCATTCTTCTTTATGTTCTCGTCCAAGCATCTCGTCTCATTGTTGTTTCAGTACTTTTTCCCTTGCTTCGCTACTTTGGCTATGGTTTGGATTGGAAAGAAGCAACAATTCTAACATGGTCGGGATTGCGAGGGGCTGTTGCTTTGTCTCTCTCATTATCAGTCAAG CGCTCCAGCGACAGCTCAACGTCCCTCAGCTCTGACACAGGCACTCTG TTTGTCTTCTTCACCGGTGGAATCGTCTTCTTGACACTGATCATAAATGGCTCAACCACGCAGTTTGTTTTGCACCTTCTAAATATGGATAAGCTATCGGCAGCTAAG AGGCGAATATTGGAGTTCACAAAATATGAAATGCTGAATAAGGCCCTTGAGGCTTTTAGTGATCTTGGAGATGATGAAGAACTTGGACCTGCTGACTGGCCAACAGTGAAAAGGTATATCACGAGCCTTAGTAATTTGGAAGGAGAACGTGTGCATCCTCACACTTCAGATGAAACTGATGGGAGTCTCGACCATATGAATTTGAAAGACATACGAATACGATTGTTAAATG GTGTCCAAGCTGCTTACTGGGAAATGCTTGATGAAGGAAGAGTTGCACAAAGTACTGCAAACATTTTGATGCAGTCTGTGGATGAAGCCATTGACTTGGTCTCCCATGAACCTTTATGTGATTGGAAAGGTTTAAAAGATAATGTTAATTTCCCGAGTTATTATAAGTTCCTGCAATCTGGCATTTTCCCACGAAAATTGGTGACATATTTCACTGTGGAGAGGTTGGAGACTGCATGTACTATCTGTGCTGCATTTCTTCGTGCCCACAGAATAGCACGCTCTCAGCTCAATGACTTTATAG GTGATAGTGATGTCGCCTCTATAGTGATCAATGAAAGTGAggcagaaggagaagaagcaaGGAAATTTCTGGAAGATGTTCGTCTGACATTCCCACAG GTTCTTCGTGTAGTTAAAACAAGGCAGGTTACTTATTCAGTGCTAAACCACTTAATCAGTTATGTACAAAATCTTGAGAAAGTTGGGATActagaagaaaaggaaatgatTCATCTTCATGACGCTGTCCAG ACTGACTTGAAGAAGCTACTAAGGAACCCCCCTTTAGTTAAGATCCCCAAAATAAGCGATTTGATTAGTATACATCCATTGCTGGGGGCCCTTCCATCTACTGTTCGTGAACCACTTGTAGGTTCCACCAAAGAGATAATGAAACCACGGGGTCTGACGCTTTACAAGGAAGGATCCAAGCCAAGCGGTTTTTGGCTTATTTCAAACGGAGTTGTCAAG TGGACGAGCAAGTGTATAAGAAATAAGCACTCTCTGCACCCGACCTTTACCCATGGCAGTACTTTGGGCCTGTATGAAGTGCTAAGTGGAAAGCCCTATATCTGTAACATGGTCACTGATTCTGTTGTACTGTGCTTCTTTATTGAGAGCGAGAAGATACTGTCAATGCTTAAATCAGATCCATCAGTGGAAGATTTCCTGTGGCAG GAGAGTGCCATTGTTCTTTCTAGACTCTTGCTCCCTCAGATATTCGAGAAGATGTCTATGCAAGAACTGAGAGCTCTTGTTGCGGAAAGATCTACGATGACCATATACCTCAGAGGAGAAACTATTGAGACAACTCCACATTGCATTGGATTCCTGTTAGATGGATTCATCAAAGCCCAAGGAATTCAGGAAGAACTTATCACGTCACCAGCAGCTTTGTTGCCTTCTCATTGCAATTTCAGCTTCCGAAGCGCTGAAGCATCAG GGGTTAGGACCGCGAGTTTCATGCATCAAGGAACAGCATACTTAGTGGAAACTCGAGCAAGAGTCATTGTCTTCGACGTTGCAGCATTTGAAGCAGACAATGTTCTCCAGAGAAGGTCTTCCTCGTTCAAACACCAGTCGGTTGATCACCCTCTCAGAACCGTAAGCAGAGAGCACGGTGGTCTCATGAGCTGGCCTGAGAATTTCTACACGGCGAGGCAACATAAACTGAAACACGAAGAAAGTAGGAACAAGCAAATGAACTTGTCCGAGCGAGCAATGCAGCTGAGCATATATGGTAGCATG GAGGATGTGCGGTATCGGGGCAGAAGCTTCATCCGTATCAATCAGTCCAAGACTTCACACAGCTTGTCGTATCCAAGTGTCCCATCACATCACGGTCGCACCCTTGTCTCTGTCAGGTCGGAAGGGTCTGCCACTGCAACTGCCACCTCCAGAACCATGCCAAGTAGGACCAGCCTCGGCATGAGGGAGTTTAGCcagcaagtccttcctaggcCCCAACCTCACAGTGCAGACAGGAGAGAGATTTCCGCAGGCAATGATGATTCGAGTGATGAATCAGGCGCCGATGAGGTTATAGTACGGATTGATTCACCCAGTCGACTCTCCTTCCGTCAGGCTTCTTGA
- the LOC116198028 gene encoding sodium/hydrogen exchanger 7 isoform X5 produces MMAIVVFQLFAKMVLGESFNWEAILKFLAQVSLGAVGFGLAFGIASVLWLGFIFNDTVIEITLTLAVSYIAYFTAQEGADVSGVLTVMTLGMFYAAVAKTAFKGETQQSLHHFWEMVAYIANTLIFILSGVVIAEGVLSHGDVLTRGSSWAYLILLYVLVQASRLIVVSVLFPLLRYFGYGLDWKEATILTWSGLRGAVALSLSLSVKRSSDSSTSLSSDTGTLFVFFTGGIVFLTLIINGSTTQFVLHLLNMDKLSAAKRRILEFTKYEMLNKALEAFSDLGDDEELGPADWPTVKRYITSLSNLEGERVHPHTSDETDGSLDHMNLKDIRIRLLNGVQAAYWEMLDEGRVAQSTANILMQSVDEAIDLVSHEPLCDWKGLKDNVNFPSYYKFLQSGIFPRKLVTYFTVERLETACTICAAFLRAHRIARSQLNDFIGDSDVASIVINESEAEGEEARKFLEDVRLTFPQVLRVVKTRQVTYSVLNHLISYVQNLEKVGILEEKEMIHLHDAVQTDLKKLLRNPPLVKIPKISDLISIHPLLGALPSTVREPLVGSTKEIMKPRGLTLYKEGSKPSGFWLISNGVVKWTSKCIRNKHSLHPTFTHGSTLGLYEVLSGKPYICNMVTDSVVLCFFIESEKILSMLKSDPSVEDFLWQESAIVLSRLLLPQIFEKMSMQELRALVAERSTMTIYLRGETIETTPHCIGFLLDGFIKAQGIQEELITSPAALLPSHCNFSFRSAEASGVRTASFMHQGTAYLVETRARVIVFDVAAFEADNVLQRRSSSFKHQSVDHPLRTVSREHGGLMSWPENFYTARQHKLKHEESRNKQMNLSERAMQLSIYGSMEDVRYRGRSFIRINQSKTSHSLSYPSVPSHHGRTLVSVRSEGSATATATSRTMPSRTSLGMREFSQQVLPRPQPHSADRREISAGNDDSSDESGADEVIVRIDSPSRLSFRQAS; encoded by the exons ATGATGG CAATTGTGGTTTTTCAGTTATTTGCCAAGATGGTCCTCGGTGAGAGCTTCAATTGGGAAGCCATATTAAAGTTCTTGGCACAAGTCTCGCTTGGGGC TGTAGGATTTGGACTTGCTTTTGGAATAGCATCAGTCTTGTGGCTCggttttattttcaatgaCACAGTCATAGAAATTACTTTGACACTAGCTGTGAGCTATATTGCTTACTTCACT GCTCAAGAAGGGGCTGATGTGTCTGGTGTTTTGACTGTGATGACTTTAGGAAT GTTCTATGCTGCAGTTGCAAAAACGGCCTTTAAGGGTGAAACTCAACAAAGCTTGCATCACTTTTG GGAAATGGTCGCTTACATTGCTAATACATTGATATTCATTCTGAG TGGAGTAGTTATTGCTGAAGGTGTTCTCAGCCATGGTGACGTCCTCACTCGGG GATCTTCGTGGGCATACCTCATTCTTCTTTATGTTCTCGTCCAAGCATCTCGTCTCATTGTTGTTTCAGTACTTTTTCCCTTGCTTCGCTACTTTGGCTATGGTTTGGATTGGAAAGAAGCAACAATTCTAACATGGTCGGGATTGCGAGGGGCTGTTGCTTTGTCTCTCTCATTATCAGTCAAG CGCTCCAGCGACAGCTCAACGTCCCTCAGCTCTGACACAGGCACTCTG TTTGTCTTCTTCACCGGTGGAATCGTCTTCTTGACACTGATCATAAATGGCTCAACCACGCAGTTTGTTTTGCACCTTCTAAATATGGATAAGCTATCGGCAGCTAAG AGGCGAATATTGGAGTTCACAAAATATGAAATGCTGAATAAGGCCCTTGAGGCTTTTAGTGATCTTGGAGATGATGAAGAACTTGGACCTGCTGACTGGCCAACAGTGAAAAGGTATATCACGAGCCTTAGTAATTTGGAAGGAGAACGTGTGCATCCTCACACTTCAGATGAAACTGATGGGAGTCTCGACCATATGAATTTGAAAGACATACGAATACGATTGTTAAATG GTGTCCAAGCTGCTTACTGGGAAATGCTTGATGAAGGAAGAGTTGCACAAAGTACTGCAAACATTTTGATGCAGTCTGTGGATGAAGCCATTGACTTGGTCTCCCATGAACCTTTATGTGATTGGAAAGGTTTAAAAGATAATGTTAATTTCCCGAGTTATTATAAGTTCCTGCAATCTGGCATTTTCCCACGAAAATTGGTGACATATTTCACTGTGGAGAGGTTGGAGACTGCATGTACTATCTGTGCTGCATTTCTTCGTGCCCACAGAATAGCACGCTCTCAGCTCAATGACTTTATAG GTGATAGTGATGTCGCCTCTATAGTGATCAATGAAAGTGAggcagaaggagaagaagcaaGGAAATTTCTGGAAGATGTTCGTCTGACATTCCCACAG GTTCTTCGTGTAGTTAAAACAAGGCAGGTTACTTATTCAGTGCTAAACCACTTAATCAGTTATGTACAAAATCTTGAGAAAGTTGGGATActagaagaaaaggaaatgatTCATCTTCATGACGCTGTCCAG ACTGACTTGAAGAAGCTACTAAGGAACCCCCCTTTAGTTAAGATCCCCAAAATAAGCGATTTGATTAGTATACATCCATTGCTGGGGGCCCTTCCATCTACTGTTCGTGAACCACTTGTAGGTTCCACCAAAGAGATAATGAAACCACGGGGTCTGACGCTTTACAAGGAAGGATCCAAGCCAAGCGGTTTTTGGCTTATTTCAAACGGAGTTGTCAAG TGGACGAGCAAGTGTATAAGAAATAAGCACTCTCTGCACCCGACCTTTACCCATGGCAGTACTTTGGGCCTGTATGAAGTGCTAAGTGGAAAGCCCTATATCTGTAACATGGTCACTGATTCTGTTGTACTGTGCTTCTTTATTGAGAGCGAGAAGATACTGTCAATGCTTAAATCAGATCCATCAGTGGAAGATTTCCTGTGGCAG GAGAGTGCCATTGTTCTTTCTAGACTCTTGCTCCCTCAGATATTCGAGAAGATGTCTATGCAAGAACTGAGAGCTCTTGTTGCGGAAAGATCTACGATGACCATATACCTCAGAGGAGAAACTATTGAGACAACTCCACATTGCATTGGATTCCTGTTAGATGGATTCATCAAAGCCCAAGGAATTCAGGAAGAACTTATCACGTCACCAGCAGCTTTGTTGCCTTCTCATTGCAATTTCAGCTTCCGAAGCGCTGAAGCATCAG GGGTTAGGACCGCGAGTTTCATGCATCAAGGAACAGCATACTTAGTGGAAACTCGAGCAAGAGTCATTGTCTTCGACGTTGCAGCATTTGAAGCAGACAATGTTCTCCAGAGAAGGTCTTCCTCGTTCAAACACCAGTCGGTTGATCACCCTCTCAGAACCGTAAGCAGAGAGCACGGTGGTCTCATGAGCTGGCCTGAGAATTTCTACACGGCGAGGCAACATAAACTGAAACACGAAGAAAGTAGGAACAAGCAAATGAACTTGTCCGAGCGAGCAATGCAGCTGAGCATATATGGTAGCATG GAGGATGTGCGGTATCGGGGCAGAAGCTTCATCCGTATCAATCAGTCCAAGACTTCACACAGCTTGTCGTATCCAAGTGTCCCATCACATCACGGTCGCACCCTTGTCTCTGTCAGGTCGGAAGGGTCTGCCACTGCAACTGCCACCTCCAGAACCATGCCAAGTAGGACCAGCCTCGGCATGAGGGAGTTTAGCcagcaagtccttcctaggcCCCAACCTCACAGTGCAGACAGGAGAGAGATTTCCGCAGGCAATGATGATTCGAGTGATGAATCAGGCGCCGATGAGGTTATAGTACGGATTGATTCACCCAGTCGACTCTCCTTCCGTCAGGCTTCTTGA